The Solanum pennellii chromosome 7, SPENNV200 DNA segment CTACATGAACGCCTATTGTGCCCTTTAAACCCACACGTACTGCAAGAATTCTTTCTCTTCTTACCATATAGCTCGCTATACGTCTTGTCACGATACTTTTTGGATGGCCTTCCAGGAAGCTTTTTGTGATTTGGAGGCTGCACTATCTGATCCTTAATATACCCAGGTACATTCCACTCTTTTTGATCAGGTAACGGACGAATTGGAATGCTATATGTATTCAACAAGTTACTTGGCTTGTACACGTCGGAACAATATGGCCCAACATCAAAATGTTTCTTCTTTAAAACAGCCCAAGCGTGCGAACATGGTATTTCATCTATTTGAAACCTCTTGCAAGTACAAGTTTTATTTTCCAaacaaacaatgtaggttctaCCTTCGTGATGAACACTA contains these protein-coding regions:
- the LOC107024736 gene encoding uncharacterized protein LOC107024736; this translates as MAKAYIQSEFDELMEKVEQVDVRVKNYLESAGYEKWARVYATVDRGMVMTSNIAECINACLFEARELPVYDFLEEVRQMFARWNLKNHTSASHTFTTLCGRPQEMLVANEEASLRMKVVTSNNYVFSVHHEGRTYIVCLENKTCTCKRFQIDEIPCSHAWAVLKKKHFDVGPYCSDVYKPSNLLNTYSIPIRPLPDQKEWNVPGYIKDQIVQPPNHKKLPGRPSKKYRDKTYSELYGKKRKNSCSTCGFKGHNRRSCRNGPRIV